gcacaaggaagcttgaagcgaagcgcttcgtgtgagtgggtgggatatctaccatgaagcggtgacgcttCGCctattgtcttgtggttcgatgatggaaaggactggGGGAAATAAAGGCGGCATTATTTGAAATCTcctgttattttaatgttaaattcaTAAATTTCTTCTGTTGGTTGTTTTTAGAAAGTACCCCACACGGGTCCTATACCTGGGGGTATGTACCCTGGCCGTATAGTTAGGATAAAGGGAGGCATCTGCCCTACAGCATACAGGTgcgtacataaatatttttctttatataatccggtaaacaagcagacgtatcacctgatggtaagcaatcaccgccgcccaaggacacttgaaatactAGAGGCCATTTTGgcggttagaaatttaagggttgttggggaatcggggattgggaagattgggaaggggagaattgggcctccggtaacctcactcacacaacgcaagcgttgaatctttaaaactacacaacagaTTTTGTTGCGCaaaacgtcgtgaggaaacctgagcttatagttactaattataagtttgaaattgccaacccacattgagcaagcgtggtgataatgctcaaaccttctccgtgtaagaagaggcctttggtcagcagtggtcactaaTAAGCCTGATGATGTCCACAGATTCTCGATAAACTTCAAATGTGGTGGTAGTGACGACACTGCTTTTCATTTCAACCCTCGCTTCGGACACCAGGTCATTGTGCGCAACTCTTACATTAATGGGTCGTGGGGGAATGAGGAGTCCAGTGGAGGGATGCCAATGGGTGCAGGGGAGATGTTTGAAACTGTGGTCAAGTGCTTCCATGATTGTTTCAAGGTAAGAAGTATAGCAAAAGCTCTTATAGAATTGCTGCTAttgcgaatacagaaaccgtgaatatggaatggtaatttctATGAGGTTACAGAGGATatgttcctagatgacgaaataaAGAaggaaattgtaaataaaataatatttaattgaattttctgatcatacagattgatTTGAAAGAATTTAGTATTTGTTTTcttgtttggtatttttttaagctACTTCAATTCAGACTGATATTCAACGATGATAGTGCGTTGTCACAAGATagtgaatgtatttttttaggcaGGCACGCACCGATATTTCGTTTTGATCCGCGAACAAACAAATCTTCGACTGCGAATGTAGGAATTGAGCCGcattttttcaatccgcgaatagtgaaaacgctaatgaaggaagcgcgaatggTTTATGCTTAGTATTTCTTTGTGGAATCGAATTTGAAATGGGGAGATCCGCAGACGAATAAGAATCGCCGATGTTGCCCAGTCGAATGGGGCCCGCTGTCATTGCAgtgcttcgcccgcgttcttttaggatatacacacaaacttttgctttataatatttgaaagATAATATGTACTAATTTCACCACCCCCCCACCAGGTGTCTGTGAACGGGAGACACTTCTGCGACTACTACCATCGCCTCCCGTACCATCGGATCACACATCTGAACGTGGGCGGCGACCTCATGATACAGCAGATCACCTTTGCGGGACCTGAGCCACCTTCAGAAATTGCAAACGTGAGctaattttttcttttaatcctAATGTGGGTggtgattttctcctgtgtcgtgggtgcgtttacaaacatacaatttcacatacacatgacatccagacccgaaacaacaatttgttgatcacacaaagagttgctccgtgcgggaatacaccgctacacgttgcacggcagccagttgcccagccaccgcgccaaccgtgcagtctgtaAACTTATACTAGTAACttaactaaactaaattatCACTACTTGCTAATCCTACGCAGTTTTACCCTCTCTGCTCGACCCCTATTGGCCGTAACGTGATATAGagtcttttttatggtgtaagccggtaatcgagtagacggttcacctgatggtaagcaatcgccgccgcccatggacacttgaaacaccagaggcgttacaagagaagagagaatttaagggtttttggagaatcgggaattgggaaaggggtaattgggcctccggtaacctcactcacacaacgcaagcgttgtttcacgttggttttcttctaggccgtggtatcacttcggttgagCCGACAGACCCATTGTGCCGAAGGAATGCTCTcccacatataaaataaatggataaatgttctatccaacacaaacttttcaaatCGAACTAGTAGTTCTAGAGTTTAGCACGTTTACATAATAAACCGTCTTCAGTtctaaaaaagcaacgtcacgccttttatccccgaaggggtaggcagaggtgcacattacggcacgcaatgccactatacaatgtacacccacttttcaccatttgttgttataagtcccatgtaataaggggtaagcctattgccatatactgggcacaattccagactccgtgttactactgagaaattttcgaaaaaccgaaaatagtccagtaattctttgcccgactcgggaatcgaacccgaaaactcttgttcagcagtcgcacttgcgaccactcgaccaacaagtcAGTCTTCAGTTCTAttgaataataaagtataagttATTGTATAGAATTGAGATTATTTGTAATTACGCTTCGCAGTGGGGGATGATATGCAtacaaaattgtatgtttattttggtTGCAATAATACTTATATGTTGTATTTTCTGTTTTACAGTATGCTGCTAAATATACTGCCGATTAGTGATATAATacaggtaggtacctacagaatataaggtgttctaaaagtatctgccacggctttaatgggaggtagtgttgtgtttgaacattacaatagtgaagaaatttcgtacacTGGACCAGTtgattcaatttgagaacataaagaagttaaataaacattgactctactctgtataaagaGATAGCCTTTTCATAATAAACTCATAACatagatttatatttactattgtaatcttaaaAAATCGTCTTTTGGGCGTTAGTATTTgagaatatatatatttttttataaaattccctttgatccccgaagggtaggcagagttgcacattatggcacataatgccaatgtatatcccctttttcaccatttgtgttataagtcccatgtaatagtgagcctattgccatagacCGGGCACActtccagactccttgctactactgagaagttaccgaaaaaccgaaagaagccCAGCAATTCTTTGCCCAACCCAAGAAtcggaacccgagaccccttgcccggcagttggcAGTCGGTAATTGTAACCACTctgccaacgaggcagtctttgaGAATAGTACTTGGGAATTGGAGgacagcgcaagcgttgtttcacgtcggttttttgtgaggccgtggtgtcactccggtcgagtcaaCCCAGCAGTGCTGAATAATGacgatatcactccggtcgagccggcactgTCGGTCGCTGAATGTCGAGCTCATGCGAGGATATATTGgcaatataaataatcttattaatGATAGCCTTTGTGTTTTTCAGGTCACTTCTACGTTAAGAAGAAATGCTGTAAAACAgatgttttattcaaatatctATATTGTCTATTATACTCCTGAATGCCCTAAGTTATTTCTTATATGTATACAgtgtttcatgttttttttaataaaaaatctatttgctttacatataatttatttttacttaattacattattaacacttctttctacaaaagagatgatgacggggtatgaaaattaaaaatctatttagtccgtcagttaaatgataaatgatatttattttgtaaataggttacaatgtaattcttttacacgtcaattaATCAagagttaggtaatgaaacaatattagacacgtatttttttgctTTACCATCGCTCCGCTTTACCGTGaaagacggacaaataaacaaacacacagcacttttacataactttaatataatcaAGCATCATTAAGTACAGAAAGAAGTTAATtgacagaaaatattttaaacattttttaatttaaacttgtaagttttaaaaacttttagtcATGTCTTCGTCGCCAGGAAGGgcctgaaaaagaaaaaaaaatgtaaatttttatatCACCACCGAAGatcgactaaaaaccaccccgttcctactcctgcttttcaagccggagccccggtaacccgctaggtagtccgcagctccggatcaggcatcatccctactgggctccatctgtggtggtctgatggctctttgaggcgcgcgcggacgACGCGttgtacgcacgggtctggttctggtcgggcggcgagctacccttgctcgccgtccgcagacccgcacttacggtggccggagatcgtcgcgcgatccccgacgcccggagtgtctctcgcgatggctggggcgtgaggaggttgttcgttccctcacgcgccccgcctcctccttagctagcatgactgcttcgcagaaggaggagatacTGAGGACCCTAAGTTATACATAAAGTACTTACCGCAGTTTGTTCAGCAGCGTTTGCTTGTTAAGGATGAAACAAGACAGATTTAACAGGTTGTATTAAACAGTTTCAATGCGCTCTATTCtacccccgttcctactcctgcttttcgagccggagccccggtaacccgctaggcagttcgcagctccgggtggTTGCTTATCATAAGGTGATCTGTTTACTCGTTTACCGACCTGATGTCATAGAAATACTTACAATGTAATCCACCAGTTATGGGGCTCCCTCGAACTCAATCGACTCTATGGCGACATCCTGCCCCACAGTTAAATTAGTGATCCTATGGAACGGGACACGGTGGAAGAAGTCGCAGAAATGTGCTCCGTTTATGATCACCTGGTGGGAGATAAGATGAGATTAGATTTTGAAAATCAGAGGAGTTatattttgtatggtataagccgttaaacgcctaattaccccccttccttatcttcccaatttcctcaacaacccttaaataccttaattaaattcttaacccctaaaaagccggcaacacacatgtaaacgcctctggtgtttcaggtgtccatgggcgattgcttaccatcaagtgatccgtctactcgtttactggcttatatcgTAAAAAACTTCACGTTCCAACCTCACGcatttttatccccgaaggggtaggcagaggtacacattacggcacgtaatgccactatacaatgtacaccttttcatcatttgtgttataagtcccatgtaataggggtttcTTTTTTCtcaggggagaaaatcatccaatgacttctctcgccagggcaaggcgagagggagtgtcagactcttactgactaaaaaccaccccgttcctactcctgtttgtcgagccggagccccggtaaacccgctaggtagtccgcagctccggattaagcatcagccctactgggccccatctgtggtggtctgatggcactttgaggcgcgcgcggaacgcaacgcgtcgcacgcacgggtctggttctggtcgggcggcgagctacccttgctcgccgtccgcaggcccgcacttacggtggccggagatcgtcccgcgaaccccgacgcccggagtgtccttcgcgtatgtaatagggggtgagcctatttttttattttatttattaagggatAATAAACAACTACAACAATACAAACTCTTAAGTATAACAAAGCAAGTAACAATGTTGCAGTCCACTGCATTatccacaaataaaacatttcaacatATTTAGGAGACAGTGGTTGCCACTAGACGAGCATTACCAAAGTTAACAAATGAATGGAATTAAGCAACTATAAAGCTAGCTATAGCTACAATaccaatataaaacaaaaataatttcatttacttcaattacacaattaataaataataatagcaaaattacaattaatcattaatataaGACTTTCATAGCATtagatttaaatacatttttcgaGCATGCAAATATATCatacctattgccatatacttacCTCAAAACGATCATAATGACAAATAAAAAGGATATCAAATGGGGTTCCACGTATCAGTGGTAATGGCGCGTCCTCTTCCGGCGAACCCCACGACCCTCCAACGTAATGGTTTCGCACGATGGTGTTGCTCGTGAAGCGAGGGTTGAAATGAAACGCGATGTCGTTGTTATACTGGAAGTCTATGCCGAACCTGGAGACAAAATTGTGGCGTTAATATATCTTCACCACAATGAAACACATTGtcacagtttgagcatttgcgAGGCCTAcacaaatgttcttttggttgatattgttcgtcggatctttcagcaacagccgttagctgtgctgattgtaaactgacacatgcgtgctgccatctgaacaggtccgctcatactgttgtggttctttcctctaaagaccactacagaatcaacttgcacggttctctcacatctttatttgatttgtctggatTTTAAAAGAGACctatgagtttgtttcggcatttcttctcagagtagtccgataggaaatgccggcctcatctagttatttaaaagtgttatcttgtatcctatttgcaaaaataaatatcatttaacatttataacatcaacagcctataagtgtctactgctgaccaaaggccttttctcacacggagaaaatTTGAGAGATTttaccttcaccgtttgtcagtggtgtctaagtaatcttagaaagtacatataagttgGAACAAGTCAGATTGGTTGCCAGGTTTCGAACTCTCACCCTCATGTGGGTGAAGAAGTGGGTGCCTTAACCTGCCGGCCACCACGATAGCAATATCTAtacattagttttaaaatataaaaaagaaacttacctCCTGGCTCCAAGAGGAGTGCTACCCTTCACTCTTACCCTGCGACCAGGGAACATACCTCCGGGAATTATGGGGGAAGTCGGTAAAGCCTGGAAGGATATAACAAGttagtttttatggtataagtcgttacaccatacaaaaatgtatcggtcggacggaccacctgatggtaagcaatcgccgccgcccatggacacttgaaagaccagaggcgttacaagtgcgttgccgaccttttgggggtcaggaatttaagtgttgtttaggaattggggattgggaagattaagaaGGAGggaattgtgcctccggtaacctcactcacacaacgaaacacaacgcaagcgttgtttcacgtcagttttctgctcggccgtggtatcactccggtcgagctggcccagcagtgccgaagcatggctctcccacacaatttatttttataattttgtgttttatttcacacacaaaaaataaacaaatgactaTTATGTACAGTTTATGCAAacatttgataataaataattgtgtgttgcctcgttggtcgagtggtcgcaagtgctactgccggacaaggtgttcgattcccgggtcgggcaaagtattactgggattttatcggattttcgaaaatttctcagtagtaccatATAATAGGGAATACattatgggacttataacacaaatggtgaaaagtgggtgtacattggcgtTAAGTACCGtgaaagtgcacctctgcccaccccctcgggataaaaggcgtgacgctatatatatataaaaaaaaaaacagaaagtaatataaataaataaccacaATGAAAACAgacactcctaaactttgattcgttttatccaagtattgttatgttatatgacaaaataaaaatacgtgtctaatattgtttcattacctaactgacggactaaatagatgtttaattttcataccccgtcatcgtcCCTGttgaggattaattgaaataagcaaagaatgaagtaataaataagtagataatataaatgctttgactttgaaaattcataaaataaaaaaaaaaacacttgtgAAAGAAAGAACTCACCGGGTTTCTGATGGTAGTTTtcatcgtttttattttttaatatgtgaAATTAAACGATGGTTATTGCAGGTGACTGCTCGATGTAACTGTTGCAAACTGAATGCCTGGCcaatgtgtgtgtgtggccTTATAAAGTACAACTGAAGTACCTATGCCTACACCAGCCAGCCACCACTTGACCACACACAccacatcacgccttttatcctcgaaggggtaggcagaggtggttacggcacgtaatgccgctacacaatgtacacccacttttcaccatttgtgttataagccccatgtaatagggagtgagcctattgccatatactgggcacaattccagactccgtgttactatatagaaattttcgaaaagctaaaaaaagcccagtaattctttgcccgacccgggaatcgaacagttcggcagtcgcacatacgaccactcgacaaacgaggcagtcttactACTTAATTGTAatactacttaaaataaaatcctgACTTATATAAcctgattttttattaagttttttttgtcCACTGTAcatctatacaatgtgataggggtgggacttctaacccgttaaggctgagtactacatctaattttatcgacaaaaaaaataatatggggtgttgaacccctaattcaaaatatagaaaaatagtgattttttcggtaaaaataattcacaaatgattttttttctcaccaaaacattatcaaacatatgaaaaaagtaatgaattagttagccaaggttattagctaccgtttgttgtttttttttgtttctacgacgcatacaacctttgatatcaaaaaagttaaaaaaatattaaaatagccataacttttaggggaggggattcgaccacttcga
This is a stretch of genomic DNA from Spodoptera frugiperda isolate SF20-4 chromosome 24, AGI-APGP_CSIRO_Sfru_2.0, whole genome shotgun sequence. It encodes these proteins:
- the LOC118278865 gene encoding galectin-5-like, encoding MTTHGYRSGGCNNLIDYTKGAPPVIDAGVKKVPHTGPIPGGMYPGRIVRIKGGICPTAYRFSINFKCGGSDDTAFHFNPRFGHQVIVRNSYINGSWGNEESSGGMPMGAGEMFETVVKCFHDCFKVSVNGRHFCDYYHRLPYHRITHLNVGGDLMIQQITFAGPEPPSEIANYAAKYTAD
- the LOC118278683 gene encoding galectin-9C-like, translating into MKTTIRNPALPTSPIIPGGMFPGRRVRVKGSTPLGARRFGIDFQYNNDIAFHFNPRFTSNTIVRNHYVGGSWGSPEEDAPLPLIRGTPFDILFICHYDRFEVIINGAHFCDFFHRVPFHRITNLTVGQDVAIESIEFEGAP